The Actinomyces wuliandei genome contains the following window.
GCTCCTACCCGTACGCACCTGGGAGCCCGAAGACCTCCCGCTGCCCCGCCGGTGAGGGACCGCTGGGACCGCTGAGCGAGCCCACTAGTAGCCGGACAGGGCCTCAGCCCTCCGGGCTGGAGCTCCAGCCCTGCTGCCCCAGGTCGCCGGACTCGTTGGCCTCCAGGAAGGCCTCCAGCCGGGCGCCGATCTCGTCCGCGCTGGGCAGGTCGAGCACCGGGGCCGCACCGGAGGCGTCAACCGACGAGATCCGCGGGGCCAGCGCGTCGTACTGGGCCTCCAGGGCAGACACGACGGCAGAGACCTCCGGCTGCTGGGCGGCCTCGGCGTCGATCTCGGCACGGTTGGTGCTGGCGGCGGCCTCCAGGTCTCCCACGGGCAGGGCCAGCCCCGTGGACTGCACGACGGCTGTCAGCAGGGCCGAGGCCCCCTGCGGGAACTCGTCCCGGGCCACGTAGTGGGGGATAGCAGCCGAGACACCCCGGGAGTCCAGCCCCAGCTCGCCCAGGCGCATCTCCAGGTATGCCGCCAGGGAGCCAGGGAGCTCGACGTGGCCGAAGATCTCTGCCTGGGTGGGCAGGAGGTCCGGCTGGCTGCCGTGGAAGTGGACGTAGGTCGGGCGCGTGTGGGGCACGGCCATGGGGATACCCCCGATACCCACCGCCTGGCTCACGCCCATGGACACCACCAGGTGCGCGACGGCGCCGACGAACTCGTCCCACCGGTAGTCGGGCTCGGTGCCGTGCAGAAGCAGGAGGTCCTCCCCGTTGTCGTCGTGGAGAAGGTCCAGGACCAGCTCAGGCATGGTCACCGAGCTGTAGGTGTTGTGGGTGAAGGTCATGACCGGCCGCCGGGCGCGGTAGTCCACCAGCGAGTCGACGTCGAAGGTCGCCAACCGCTCGTTGGGAAGCGTCATGAGGAGCTGCTCGACAGCAAGCGACCCGGCGTTGCCGGCGTCCATGGCTCCCTCGAAGTAGTGGATAAGGACGCGCGGGGAGACCGGCTGGTCCGCTGGGTGCTGCACGCTGAACAGTGGTCTCACAGATCTGCCTCCTTCCTCGTGTCTCCTCGTGTGCTGCCTGGCCGGACCGCCGCAGGCGACCCGTACTGCTCGAAGCCTAGACGAGCAGAGCCGTCTGCACAGCAGGCAGTGCCCGGCAACACCGGCAGTAGTGAGTGCCTCGCGCCTCCAGGTCCGTCAACAGGCAGAACAAGCCGGGACACCAACGTGTTCCCGGCACGCCGGGCGGCAACGGCCGCTGTTCGCCATTGGCTTTCCCGCCGCCACATCAGCAGGAGAATAATAGAGCCTCCCTGTGCCGTGGGAGGCTACGGCACCGTGCACCGTGTACACCGTGCGGACGACGGGTCGCTCTGCC
Protein-coding sequences here:
- a CDS encoding PAC2 family protein, with product MRPLFSVQHPADQPVSPRVLIHYFEGAMDAGNAGSLAVEQLLMTLPNERLATFDVDSLVDYRARRPVMTFTHNTYSSVTMPELVLDLLHDDNGEDLLLLHGTEPDYRWDEFVGAVAHLVVSMGVSQAVGIGGIPMAVPHTRPTYVHFHGSQPDLLPTQAEIFGHVELPGSLAAYLEMRLGELGLDSRGVSAAIPHYVARDEFPQGASALLTAVVQSTGLALPVGDLEAAASTNRAEIDAEAAQQPEVSAVVSALEAQYDALAPRISSVDASGAAPVLDLPSADEIGARLEAFLEANESGDLGQQGWSSSPEG